DNA from Prevotella sp. oral taxon 299 str. F0039:
TTAAATGACTACGGGAAAAATCTCTATTTGATGGGAAATTTTTCAGCAAGTAATAAAATTTTATTTGAAGCTGCAAATGTTCATATTACCTCATTTACCTATCTAACAATAGGTTTAAACTACGATAAACTAGACAATTTTATGTTGGCTGAAAAGTATTACAAGAAAGCATATTGGCTTTGCCCGGAAAGGCTCTATCCATTATATTTACTCGTAAAGTTATACGAAAGACATGGAAAGCTTCAAGAAGCGTGCTCATTAGGGAATATTGCCTTACATAAAAAAACAAAAATAAATTCTATTGCTATAAAACAGATGAGGAAAGAAATATTTTTAATTTTAAATACCAATAAAGGACTATAAAATTATGAGAAAATTATCACTTACACAATTGTTTCCATTATTTCTAATGATTGCAGCTTGTTCACAACCTATAAAGGAAATAAAAAATCCTCAAAAAGGAAAGTTGTTAAATAGGATAAGTTGTGTCCTTAAGGGAGAAAAACAATTTCTATTAGATTCTATTTCTGCACCAAGACCTTCATATATGCAAATAATTCAAAATCAAGATCATAGATTATTAACATTTCTAAACGAATATAATTCCTCTATTTATTTTTATGACTATTTGACGACAAGATTTATTAAAAAAATCGATTTTGGTTCTGAAACTAATGACATTATAAAACCTGCAGGATATTTTATCTGTGGAGATGACAGTCTTTTTATGCTGGATAAAGCAAGAATGGACCTTGTTGTATTTAATAAAAATAAAATAGTCCAACGGATTCCATTAAAAGACAGTCGGTTAAAAGATTGGCCCAATAATTATCCACAATATCTTCTTAGCACTGTCAATCCAATCTCTAAAATTAGAGGAGAACTAATTTTAATTGGACAACTTTTCTGGTCTATACGCCAAAATGATATTACAAAATTCCATTTTGCAGCATATATTGACATAAAACAGGGAAAAGTCAAATATTATCATACTTATCCAGAACAGATATACGGAAATGGTGTAAATTGGGAAGGTGGACTATTCACTTCTGTTTTTTACACGATTTCACCGACAGGACAGTTAATCCTAAGCTTTCCTCCATCACATAGTTTATATCTTGCCAATTTTTACTCAAACTCGTATAAAAGCATCTATGGTGGTAGTAATAATGCAAATACAATATACTCCATAGACTATGACGATACAAGGGAAACACCAAATGAATTATGCTCAAAAAGCTATATTGGACAAGATGTATATTGTGCTATTTTATATGACTCTTTTCGAAAACTATATTATAGATTTATGTTAGCAGGAGTCCCAAATTCTTCAATCGGAAATTCAAAGGAAAAAAAAGTTTTATCCATAATTGTCATGGATAAAGATTTTAAGTATCTTGGTGAATCAAAAATAGGACCATGCGGTGAATGGAACTGGAAAAACTCCTTTGTCACATCCGAAGGACTGAATATCGAATATAATACCCCAAAAGATTTTAACGAGAATTATTTAACCTTTAAGACTTTTGTGTTTAAGAAGATTTGATTATGAAAAGATATATTTATATTTTACTAGGATACTTACTGCTGGGAACTATCGTCTCCTCATGTAATAGGAAAAGTACTTTTGATGAAGAGAGCTTTTTTATCAATGCTATTGATCATGCACAAATTTCTAACTCCTATAAATGGATAGTCATAATACCAGGGGCTGGTTGCTCAGGCTGTATACAGGAAGGAGAATTCTTTATGAAGAATTATGTAAATAATGGTAATATATTGTTTGTCTTGACAAATTTATCATCACTGAAAATATTGCAATCCAAAACAGGGGTTAAAATAAAAGAACATTCAAATATTTATGTAGATCGAGGTAATGATTTCTATTTACCTACAATAAATTCAGTATATCCATGTGTCATTAGAATGGAAAAAGGGAAAGTGACAAAATTCTCTTTTCAAACGCCCCAAACTACCGCACTATATGATCTTGAAGAAATTCTTGAAAATTCAAAGTAGCCCAAATGGCTATATATTTTTTAAAAATCAAAAACAATTAATTATGAAGAAAAAACTTCTAAGTGTTGGTATTGCCTTCTGTTCAATAGTGGCAATATCCTTAGCTACCCTAAATGGGAAGGTAAAGTCTTTTTCAGGAATCAGCCTGGCTGATCTTGTAAGTACGACCGAGGTGAATGCAGAGTGTACACCAGCTTCAGACTGGTCTGCAAGTGGGAAATGCCTGAGTGGTGCTGGAATCTGTGTGTTCGCAGTGGGGTATCGTGACTGCGATCCATACAAGTAATCTAATTTTAGCAGGGGGTGCGTTCGCCCTCCCTGCTTCATAATTGTAAGAAGCATCCTATGAGAACCTGTAGAAATCTTGGAGTATTTCTCCTGTTTGGTCCGTTCTTCCTAACTGTATTCGGTCAGAATCAACCGGATACTGCACAAGACTTGGAGGTAATCCATTCGGTACTGCCTCAGGACCAGCCATACATGCTCTTTAGCAAGGGAGTCTATGAGACAGGTGAAGATATGTGGTTCAAAGCATGGCTGTTCGACCGCTCCTTTTTAACACTGTCGAATAGGAGCCGGACTCTCTTTCTGAGAATCTATGATTCCACCGACAGTCTTGTGTGGAATGAGAAATATCCGATTTCCGGTGGGCGGACTGAGGGACATGTCTTCATCGGGGAGAAATGGAATACTGGGGAATACCGGGTGGAAGGATATACTCAGTCTTCGTTCTATGCAGACAGCACAGAAGCCATCTTTCCTCAAAAAATATGGGTTGTTGACCGAATCGACAAACAGAAACCACAAGACACGAAAGCTAGACAGCAGAGAGACAACATCAGACTTGGCTTGTATCCGGAGGGGGGCTATCTGGTTC
Protein-coding regions in this window:
- a CDS encoding DUF4221 domain-containing protein, which produces MRKLSLTQLFPLFLMIAACSQPIKEIKNPQKGKLLNRISCVLKGEKQFLLDSISAPRPSYMQIIQNQDHRLLTFLNEYNSSIYFYDYLTTRFIKKIDFGSETNDIIKPAGYFICGDDSLFMLDKARMDLVVFNKNKIVQRIPLKDSRLKDWPNNYPQYLLSTVNPISKIRGELILIGQLFWSIRQNDITKFHFAAYIDIKQGKVKYYHTYPEQIYGNGVNWEGGLFTSVFYTISPTGQLILSFPPSHSLYLANFYSNSYKSIYGGSNNANTIYSIDYDDTRETPNELCSKSYIGQDVYCAILYDSFRKLYYRFMLAGVPNSSIGNSKEKKVLSIIVMDKDFKYLGESKIGPCGEWNWKNSFVTSEGLNIEYNTPKDFNENYLTFKTFVFKKI